From Camelina sativa cultivar DH55 chromosome 7, Cs, whole genome shotgun sequence, one genomic window encodes:
- the LOC104699760 gene encoding U-box domain-containing protein 33-like, whose product MEFEGSKKHKMEEAVMDERIYVALGREPAKNKSNLAWVLDNCQGCKICILLVHRPAQMIPVLGTKFDAATVDEELVRAYREKQKAKTDKILDEYLRICLRKGVQAEKLCVEMNSIEKGILQTISENRVRKFIMGAASDNHYSTKMEDLRSKKAIFVCQHASVTCHIRFICKGYLIHTREARMDEVRALSALLSDFQRLVSPHSDQESGVSKRNSEEEEEERASRTSSSRSASTFSYFGGSEASSSVSVLEEKSNHPSPPSLPCTGMGLGMITFLINSTKLWQRLAIQNHKHGQ is encoded by the exons ATGGAGTTTGAGGGATCCAAAAAGCACAAAATGGAAGAAGCAGTAATGGATGAGAGAATATACGTTGCGCTAGGGAGAGAACCAGCCAAGAACAAGTCAAATCTGGCCTGGGTATTAGATAACTGTCAAGGTTGCAAGATCTGCATCCTTCTTGTTCACCGACCTGCTCAAATGATTCCTGTCT TGGGTACCAAATTCGATGCTGCAACCGTAGATGAAGAATTAGTGAGAGCAtacagagaaaaacaaaaggccAAAACAGACAAGATTCTTGATGAGTACCTTAGAATATGCCTCCGCAAAGGG GTTCAAGCGGAGAAGCTGTGCGTTGAGATGAACTCGATCGAAAAGGGAATCCTGCAGACGATTTCTGAGAACAGAGTGAGGAAGTTCATCATGGGAGCAGCTTCAGACAATCATTATTCAAC TAAAATGGAGGATTTGAGATCGAAGAAAGCCATCTTTGTCTGCCAACACGCGTCTGTGACTTGTCATATACGGTTTATCTGCAAAGGATATCTCATCCATACAAG GGAAGCTAGAATGGATGAGGTCCGAGCTCTCTCAGCTCTACTCTCTGACTTTCAACGGCTTGTCTCCCCACATTCAGATCAAGAAAGTGGAGTTTCAAAGAGGAACagtgaagaggaggaggaggagagagcaTCACGAACCAGCTCTTCTCGGTCTGCTAGTACCTTTTCATACTTTGGAGGATCTGAGGCTTCCTCAAGTGTAAGTGTACTGGAAGAGAAATCAAACCATCCATCTCCACCCTCTTTACCG TGCACCGGAATGGGACTGGGCATGATAACGTTCCTGATTAACTCCACCAAACTCTGGCAAAGGCTTGCCATCCAAAACCATAAGCATGGTCAATGA
- the LOC104704158 gene encoding uncharacterized protein LOC104704158: MDLIIRSGFGQQDGIGQRDGVGEREYDEEGEDRDEFHVDMLAQEFTDAEESIRHDTYPESDDEEEGRGRGAGRGRGAGPERVFTDIGRGDGTLWKDQSFYNGVAFKESVLDYALHTGYNLKQYRYDKDKLGFRCVGDKGNCEWKVFAALLPNASLWKITKYIDKHCCTPNGECEMFKVPVIARIFLDKIREEPDHYKPLRIEQIIMERWKISATRPQCQAARRKALGWIEYEYEQQFARLRDYQAEILEANPGSVVEIDTIKNDAGQDVFNRFYVCFDALRRTWKQTCRPIIGVDGAFLKAKIKGQLLAALGRDADNGIYPIAWCVVQVENKDNWLWFVKRLKTDLDLNEGDGYILVSDRQKGLIKAVELELPQIEHRMCVRHIYGNLKKTHPSKKQIKPLLWHMAWSYNAKQFGERLEQIHAYDTGVYDDVMKSKPKSWCRAFYKLGGYCEDVDNNFTESFNKTIDKAREKPFVAMLETVRRLSMVRIAKRSALSHSHKGN; the protein is encoded by the exons ATGGATTTAATAATCCGATCTGGTTTTGGGCAACAAGATGGTATTGGGCAAAGAGATGGTGTTGGAGAACGAGAGtacgatgaagaaggagaggatCGAGATGAATTTCACGTCGATATGCTTGCTCAGGAATTTACCGATGCTGAAGAGTCGATTCGTCATGATACGTACCCAGAAAGtgacgacgaggaagaaggtcgtggtcgtggtgcgggtcgtggtcgtggtgcggGTCCAGAGAGGGTGTTTACGGATATCGGACGTGGTGATGGAACTTTGTGGAAAGACCAATCCTTCTACAATGGGGTCGCATTCAAGGAGAGTGTCTTGGACTATGCACTACATACTGGTTACAATTTGAAGCAATACAGGTATGACAAAGATAAACTCGGGTTTAGATGTGTTGGGGATAAGGGCAATTGTGAGTGGAAAGTGTTTGCTGCACTTCTTCCAAACGCATCTTTGTGGAAGATTACGAAATACATTGATAAGCATTGTTGTACCCCCAATGGCGAGTGTGAGATGTTTAAGGTCCCAGTCATAGCTAGAATTTTTCTCGATAAGATTAGAGAGGAACCGGATCATTACAAGCCTTTGAGGATTGAACAGATTATCATGGAAAGGTGGAAGATATCCGCTACTAGGCCACAATGTCAAGCTGCTCGGAGAAAGGCTTTGGGATGGATAGAGTATGAGTATGAACAACAGTTTGCACGACTGCGAGATTACCAAGCTGAGATCTTGGAAGCAAATCCAGGGTCTGTTGTGGAGATTGATACAATTAAGAATGATGCTGGTCAAGACGTCTTCAAtcggttttatgtttgtttcgatGCCCTTAGAAGAACTTGGAAACAGACTTGCCGGCCAATAATAGGAGTTGATGGCGCCTTCTTAAAGGCAAAGATCAAGGGACAGTTGCTTGCTGCATTAGGCAGAGATGCAGACAATGGCATCTATCCAATAGCCTGGTGTGTTGTTCAAGTTGAGAACAAAGACAATTGGTTATGGTTTgtgaagagattgaagactGACCTGGATCTAAACGAGGGAGATGGTTACATTTTAGTGTCTGATCGACAAAAG GGGTTGATAAAAGCTGTGGAGTTGGAGTTACCACAAATAGAGCATAGAATGTGTGTTAGACACATCTatgggaacttgaagaagactcATCCTTCCAAGAAGCAAATCAAGCCACTCCTCTGGCATATGGCTTGGAGCTATAATGCAAAACAGTTCGGTGAGAGACTGGAACAGATACACGCTTATGACACTGGTGTGTATGATGATGTTATGAAGTCGAAACCAAAGAGCTGGTGTCGTGCCTTCTATAAGTTGGGGGGTTATTGCGAAGATGTTGACAACAACTTCACAGAATCTTTCAACAAGACCATCGACAAAGCAAGGGAGAAACCGTTTGTGGCAATGTTGGAGACAGTTAGAAGACTGTCTATGGTTCGGATTGCCAAGCGTTcagctctctctcattctcacaaaggtaattaa